A window of Rhizobium acidisoli contains these coding sequences:
- a CDS encoding cobyric acid synthase, which produces MARAIMLQGTGSDVGKTVLVAGLCRLAANRGLAVRPFKPQNMSNNAAVADDGGEIGRAQWLQSLAARTPSSVHMNPVLLKPQSENGSQIIVQGRVFGQAKGRDYQRLKPQLLGAVLESFEKVAAGADLVIVEGAGSPAEINLRAGDIANMGFATRAGVPVVLVGDIDRGGVIASLVGTHAILDDGDRAMIAGYIINKFRGDISLFDDGIRAIEGFTGWPCFGVVPWLQGAGRLPAEDSVVLERLAKGRAGALKIAVPVLSRIANFDDLDPLRAEPDVELVFVRSGERLPADASLVILPGSKSTISDLADFRAEGWDRDLHMHVRRGGRVIGICGGYQMLGRTVHDPLGIEGGTLETPGLALLDVETEMAPEKTVRNSHARSTEYDVPLAGYQIHLGITHGPDCDRPSAIVDGVPDGALSADGRIMGTYLHGLFGSDAYRARLLQSFGLSGERRNYRESVEQALDEIAGELERYLDPRWLAGLLG; this is translated from the coding sequence ATGGCAAGAGCGATCATGCTGCAGGGAACCGGCTCGGATGTCGGCAAGACGGTGCTGGTCGCGGGCCTTTGCCGGCTGGCGGCCAATCGCGGGCTTGCCGTGCGGCCGTTCAAGCCGCAGAACATGTCGAACAATGCGGCAGTTGCCGATGACGGCGGCGAGATCGGCCGGGCGCAGTGGCTGCAATCCCTGGCTGCACGCACGCCATCCTCGGTGCACATGAACCCGGTGCTGCTCAAACCGCAATCGGAAAACGGCAGCCAGATCATCGTGCAGGGCAGGGTGTTCGGCCAGGCGAAGGGGCGCGACTATCAGCGGCTGAAGCCGCAACTCCTCGGCGCGGTGCTCGAAAGCTTCGAAAAAGTCGCTGCGGGCGCCGATCTCGTCATCGTCGAGGGCGCCGGATCGCCGGCCGAAATCAATCTGAGGGCCGGCGATATCGCCAATATGGGTTTTGCGACCCGGGCCGGCGTGCCTGTCGTGCTCGTCGGCGATATCGACCGCGGCGGTGTCATCGCCTCGCTGGTCGGCACGCATGCGATCCTCGATGATGGCGACCGGGCGATGATCGCGGGCTATATCATCAACAAGTTCCGCGGCGACATCTCGCTGTTCGACGATGGCATCCGCGCCATCGAAGGTTTTACCGGCTGGCCATGTTTCGGCGTCGTGCCGTGGCTGCAGGGTGCGGGGCGCCTGCCGGCCGAAGATTCGGTCGTGCTCGAACGGCTGGCGAAGGGCAGGGCGGGCGCGCTGAAGATCGCCGTGCCGGTGCTATCGCGCATCGCCAATTTCGACGATCTTGACCCGCTGCGGGCAGAGCCGGACGTCGAACTGGTCTTCGTGCGATCAGGCGAACGGCTGCCTGCCGATGCGAGCCTCGTCATTCTGCCCGGCTCGAAATCGACGATATCGGATCTCGCCGATTTCAGGGCTGAAGGCTGGGACCGCGATCTCCATATGCATGTCAGACGCGGCGGCCGGGTGATCGGCATTTGCGGTGGCTACCAGATGCTCGGCCGCACGGTGCACGATCCGCTCGGTATCGAGGGCGGGACGCTCGAGACGCCTGGGCTGGCACTTCTCGACGTCGAGACCGAAATGGCGCCTGAAAAAACCGTGCGCAACAGCCATGCCCGCTCGACCGAATACGACGTGCCGCTTGCCGGCTACCAGATCCACCTCGGCATCACCCACGGCCCGGATTGCGACCGGCCTTCGGCAATCGTCGATGGCGTGCCCGACGGGGCGCTTTCCGCCGACGGCCGAATCATGGGCACCTACCTGCACGGGCTCTTCGGCAGCGACGCCTATCGCGCCCGGCTGCTTCAAAGCTTCGGTCTTTCGGGCGAGCGGCGGAACTATCGTGAGAGTGTCGAGCAGGCGCTTGATGAGATCGCCGGAGAACTCGAGCGTTACCTCGATCCGCGCTGGTTGGCCGGGCTGCTCGGTTAG
- a CDS encoding SDR family oxidoreductase, giving the protein MSISDRFSLASQVALVTGGGRGLGFEMVRVLAEAGAHVIVTGRTAATLEEAVRTLRAAGGSAEAAVFDIADRKAQCAVMADIEKVHGRLDILINNVGARDRRPLTEFDDDGIIELLRTDLAAAMMLSRDAAVLMKRRNYGRLIAVTSISGHVVMPGDCVYPAAKQGLTGLMRGMAVEFGPYGITSNAIAPGWFATETNAAMAANEELMPFVRQRIPVQRWGRPDEIAGAALFLASGAASFVNGHVLTVDGGMTVRM; this is encoded by the coding sequence ATGAGCATATCGGATAGATTTTCATTGGCGAGTCAGGTGGCGCTCGTGACCGGTGGCGGCCGCGGTCTGGGCTTCGAGATGGTGCGGGTGCTTGCCGAGGCCGGCGCGCATGTCATCGTCACCGGACGCACAGCGGCGACGCTGGAGGAGGCCGTAAGGACGCTGCGTGCGGCGGGCGGCTCGGCGGAGGCTGCCGTGTTCGACATCGCCGACCGAAAGGCCCAGTGTGCTGTGATGGCCGATATCGAAAAGGTCCACGGCCGTCTCGATATTCTGATCAACAATGTCGGCGCCCGCGACAGGCGGCCGCTGACCGAATTCGACGATGATGGCATCATCGAGCTGCTGCGGACCGATCTGGCCGCGGCGATGATGCTTTCGCGCGATGCCGCCGTGCTGATGAAGCGGCGCAATTATGGTCGCCTGATCGCAGTGACCTCGATCAGCGGTCATGTCGTCATGCCCGGCGACTGCGTCTATCCGGCTGCCAAGCAGGGCCTGACCGGACTGATGCGCGGTATGGCGGTCGAATTCGGCCCTTACGGCATCACCAGCAACGCGATTGCACCCGGCTGGTTCGCCACGGAGACGAACGCGGCAATGGCCGCGAATGAGGAATTGATGCCCTTCGTGCGCCAGCGCATCCCGGTCCAACGCTGGGGACGCCCGGACGAGATCGCCGGCGCGGCGCTGTTTCTTGCAAGCGGCGCCGCCTCCTTCGTCAACGGCCACGTATTGACCGTCGACGGCGGCATGACGGTCCGGATGTGA
- a CDS encoding adenylate/guanylate cyclase domain-containing protein, whose translation MIADGFPIWRASIRMPSLHPMYRGVAANFTRGGETVLENAEHGSATERDFEKTPIFYLLSRGERTGRWNLASGEGLHYTELNEFARSGGTDHVISLFEFPKEVALRGLGFSLTSDAPGGFSDDQLTVVAALFPALGLAAYRVAVSKTASDILAVYTGARTSARILAGETRRGMGGSIDAAILLADLRNFTALTEVYQPAEIVGFLNEHFELIGRHVEENSGEILKFMGDSVLAIFPTEAEDPQKACRAALASAQNLLKANEELNRGRTRNGGPDIGIDVVLHLGEVFYGNVGAHDRLDFTVIGRAVNEASRLEKLCGMLEQDLLLSESFAATLAVACEYLGSFELRGVSKKADVFRLADAAS comes from the coding sequence CTGATTGCGGACGGGTTTCCGATCTGGCGGGCGAGTATCAGAATGCCGTCGCTGCATCCCATGTATCGCGGCGTCGCGGCCAATTTCACGCGGGGCGGTGAGACCGTCCTTGAAAATGCCGAGCACGGTAGTGCGACGGAGCGTGACTTCGAGAAGACGCCGATCTTTTACCTTTTGAGCCGCGGCGAAAGAACGGGACGATGGAATTTGGCAAGCGGCGAGGGTCTCCATTATACCGAGCTTAACGAATTCGCGCGTTCCGGGGGCACGGATCACGTGATCAGCCTTTTCGAATTCCCGAAGGAAGTCGCGCTGCGCGGGCTCGGTTTCTCGCTGACGAGCGATGCACCGGGCGGATTTTCCGATGATCAACTGACGGTCGTCGCAGCGCTATTCCCGGCGCTCGGACTGGCGGCTTACCGCGTGGCGGTGTCGAAGACGGCGAGCGACATCCTCGCGGTCTATACCGGCGCCAGGACGAGCGCGCGCATCCTTGCCGGCGAAACCCGCAGAGGAATGGGCGGTTCCATCGATGCCGCCATCCTGCTGGCCGACCTTCGCAATTTCACGGCTTTGACCGAGGTCTATCAGCCCGCGGAGATCGTCGGGTTTCTCAATGAGCATTTCGAGCTGATCGGCCGGCATGTCGAGGAAAATTCCGGCGAGATCCTCAAATTCATGGGCGACAGCGTGCTGGCGATCTTTCCGACCGAGGCCGAGGATCCGCAAAAAGCCTGCAGGGCGGCGTTGGCTTCGGCGCAGAATCTGCTGAAGGCCAACGAAGAGCTCAATCGCGGGCGGACGCGCAACGGAGGCCCCGATATCGGCATCGATGTCGTGCTGCATCTCGGCGAAGTTTTCTACGGAAACGTCGGCGCCCACGACCGGCTCGACTTCACGGTGATCGGCAGGGCGGTCAACGAAGCCTCGCGGCTGGAAAAGCTCTGCGGAATGCTCGAGCAGGACCTGCTGCTGTCGGAGAGCTTCGCGGCGACCTTAGCCGTCGCCTGCGAGTATCTCGGATCGTTCGAATTGCGGGGCGTGTCGAAGAAGGCAGACGTCTTCCGGCTGGCCGACGCCGCGTCATAA
- a CDS encoding chloride channel protein: MLMKLDRRRFRALRVFFDPRRLRALTRRSEVGLSLAGAVVGIASGLAVTGMSFVSNELHQLVFGIADSERLSSSVIDDKLLLLTAPVIGGMLLGLLLFILAKRRKKPMVDPIEANALHGGRLSLTDSIIVAVQNLISNGFGASVGLEAGYTQLAAGLASKLGLKLQLRRSDLRVLVGCGAAGAIAAAFNAPLTGAFYAFELIIGTYTIVSLTPVVVSALVSTLIARLLTHGDFTIDIGGFGAVVPADYIPALLLGAVSAGVGILIMQGVSFVEELARKSAIAPPFRPALGGIIVGLLAMISPQVLSAGHGALHLNLSRDVAIPALIGLFLLKSLASAISIGSGFRGGLFFASLFMGALLGKLFAYCGPYFADATLTPVIYAVVGMSSLAVAVIGGPLTMTFLALEITGDFPITALVLAAVITSSLVVRSTFGYSFATWRFHLRGESIRSAHDVGWIRNLTVDKLMRADVKTARAGISLEEFKQAFPIGSTQRVILVEESDKYAGLVLVPEIYANPTDAQDEGKTLADFIHYRNDFLQPQMNARQAAAIFDKSESEALAVVNNLIERKVIGQLSESYTLRRYSEELDRRRREVSGEI; encoded by the coding sequence ATGCTTATGAAATTGGATCGGCGCCGGTTCCGAGCGCTGCGTGTTTTCTTCGATCCGAGACGGCTGCGGGCGCTGACCCGCCGTAGCGAAGTCGGTCTGTCTCTGGCGGGTGCTGTCGTCGGCATTGCTTCCGGTCTTGCCGTGACCGGCATGAGCTTCGTCTCCAATGAACTGCATCAGCTGGTCTTCGGTATCGCCGACAGCGAAAGGCTGAGCTCGTCGGTTATCGACGACAAGCTGCTGCTGCTCACCGCCCCGGTCATCGGCGGCATGTTGCTCGGCCTGTTGCTCTTCATTTTGGCCAAACGCCGCAAGAAGCCGATGGTCGACCCGATCGAGGCCAATGCGCTGCATGGCGGCCGCCTGTCCTTGACCGACAGCATTATCGTCGCGGTGCAGAACCTGATCTCCAACGGTTTCGGCGCCTCCGTCGGCCTGGAGGCCGGCTATACCCAGCTTGCCGCCGGCCTCGCCTCGAAACTCGGCCTGAAGCTGCAGCTTCGCCGCTCGGATCTCCGCGTCCTCGTCGGCTGCGGCGCAGCCGGCGCAATCGCCGCCGCCTTCAACGCGCCGCTGACCGGCGCCTTCTATGCCTTCGAGCTGATCATCGGCACCTATACGATCGTCTCGCTGACCCCTGTGGTCGTCTCGGCCCTCGTTTCCACCCTGATCGCAAGGCTGCTCACCCATGGCGATTTCACCATCGATATCGGCGGCTTCGGTGCGGTCGTGCCGGCCGACTATATCCCGGCGCTGCTGCTCGGCGCGGTCTCGGCCGGCGTCGGCATCCTGATCATGCAGGGCGTCTCCTTCGTCGAGGAACTGGCCCGCAAGAGCGCGATCGCCCCGCCCTTCCGCCCGGCGCTCGGCGGCATCATCGTCGGGCTGCTGGCGATGATCTCGCCGCAGGTGCTTTCGGCCGGCCACGGTGCATTGCATCTGAACCTCTCCCGCGACGTCGCCATCCCGGCGCTGATCGGCCTCTTCCTGTTGAAATCCTTGGCTTCGGCGATCTCGATCGGTTCGGGCTTCAGGGGCGGCCTGTTCTTCGCCTCGCTGTTCATGGGCGCCCTGCTCGGCAAGCTCTTTGCCTATTGCGGCCCCTATTTTGCCGATGCGACGCTGACGCCCGTCATCTATGCCGTGGTCGGCATGAGTTCGCTTGCCGTCGCCGTCATCGGCGGGCCGCTGACGATGACCTTTCTGGCGCTCGAAATCACCGGCGACTTTCCGATCACCGCGCTGGTGCTCGCCGCCGTCATCACCTCCTCGCTCGTCGTGCGCTCGACCTTCGGATACTCCTTCGCCACATGGCGCTTCCATCTGCGCGGCGAAAGCATCCGCAGCGCCCATGACGTCGGCTGGATCCGCAACCTGACGGTGGACAAGCTGATGCGCGCCGACGTGAAGACGGCAAGGGCGGGCATCTCGCTGGAGGAATTCAAGCAGGCCTTCCCAATCGGCTCGACCCAGCGCGTTATCCTCGTCGAGGAGAGCGACAAATATGCCGGCCTCGTTCTGGTGCCGGAGATCTACGCCAACCCGACCGACGCGCAGGACGAGGGCAAGACGCTCGCCGATTTCATCCACTACCGCAACGATTTCCTGCAGCCGCAGATGAATGCCAGGCAGGCGGCGGCGATCTTCGACAAGAGCGAAAGCGAAGCACTCGCCGTCGTCAACAACCTGATCGAACGCAAGGTGATCGGCCAGCTCAGCGAAAGCTATACGCTGCGCCGCTACAGCGAGGAACTTGACCGCCGCCGCCGCGAAGTCTCCGGCGAAATTTGA